In a genomic window of Gossypium arboreum isolate Shixiya-1 chromosome 9, ASM2569848v2, whole genome shotgun sequence:
- the LOC108451375 gene encoding ankyrin repeat-containing protein BDA1-like → METPLHVAAEEGCIGFAMEMMNLKPSFARKLNQQGLSPIHIAVKKGHKEMVLRFLEIDKDLVRVKGKKGKTPLHLISKVGNPDGLVDRFLEVCPQSIKNVTTRNRTALHIAAEKNRLDSFQVLIRTLKKKDYCQEVVNRKDEDGNTALHIAAINNQPQMLKLLLECKADKHETNEAGLTALEAAHQQNNIESISILRDCFSPRVSNFKYKLKKQIGRYVAKASSLIFDDVDNISSEDRSTLLIILGLLLTASFQVTISPPGGVLQGENFSKSKGSYDANAPGRSVLGADCTSNIACSFRIMLPSINMFHSANSFSSEYYHNSFDVIWSFVGVGGHH, encoded by the exons ATGGAAACTCCATTACACGTAGCTGCAGAAGAAGGATGCATTGGGTTCGCAATGGAGATGATGAACTTAAAGCCATCATTTGCCAGGAAGCTAAACCAACAAGGTTTGAGCCCAATTCACATTGCGGTTAAAAAAGGGCATAAAGAGATGGTGCTACGCTTCCTAGAGATTGATAAAGATCTTGTTCGTGTCAAAGGGAAGAAGGGTAAGACTCCCTTGCACTTGATAAGTAAAGTTGGAAACCCTGATGGCTTGGTCGATAGGTTTTTGGAGGTTTGTCCCCAAAGTATCAAAAACGTTACAACTAGGAATCGTACTGCTTTGCATATTGCAGCGGAAAAGAATAGATTGGACTCTTTCCAAGTTCTAATTCGAACACTTAAAAAGAAAGACTACTGTCAAGAAGTAGTGAACAGGAAAGACGAAGATGGCAACACTGCACTGCACATAGCTGCCATCAATAATCAACCACAG ATGCTCAAACTACTACTAGAATGCAAAGCTGATAAGCATGAGACCAATGAGGCTGGTTTGACGGCACTGGAGGCAGCGCATCAACAGAACAATATTGAAAGCATTAGCATTCTGCGTGATTGTTTTAGTCCACGAGTTTCCAACTTTAAATATAAGTTGAAGAAACAAATTGGCAGGTATGTGGCAAAGGCATCATCGTTAATCTTTGACGATGTAGACAATATATCAAGCGAGGACCGCAGTACCTTACTAATAATTTTAGGACTGCTTCTAACGGCATCCTTCCAAGTGACTATTAGCCCGCCCGGTGGTGTTTTGCAAGGAGAAAATTTCTCAAAGTCCAAAGGATCATATGATGCAAATGCACCGGGGAGATCAGTCTTGGGTGCA GACTGCACTTCAAATATTGCTTGCAGTTTTCGCATTATGCTTCCATCTATCAATATGTTTCATAGCGCCAACTCTTTTAGCAGCGAATATTATCACAATAGTTTCGATGTTATTTGGTCTTTTGTTGGTGTTGGTGGGCATCACTAA